Proteins encoded together in one Roseibacterium elongatum DSM 19469 window:
- the clpA gene encoding ATP-dependent Clp protease ATP-binding subunit ClpA has protein sequence MPSFSNTLEQAIHAALANANARRHELATLEHLLLALIDEPDAQKVMKACSVDLEELRQTLVQFIEDDLSTLVTDVEGSEAVPTAAFQRVIQRAAIHVQSSGRTEVTGANVLVAIFAERESNAAYFLQEQDMTRYDAVNFIAHGVAKDPSYGEQRPVTGATEEDSDSGGPAAQAAGPEGEQKESALAKYCVDLNAKAVKGDVDPLIGRDHEVERCIQVLCRRRKNNPLLVGDPGVGKTAIAEGLAKKIVEGQTPEVLQGATIYSLDMGALLAGTRYRGDFEERLKAVVKELEDHPDAVLFIDEIHTVIGAGATSGGAMDASNLLKPALQGGKLRCMGSTTYKEFRQHFEKDRALSRRFQKIDVTEPSVEDAVKILKGLKPYFEEHHDIKYTSDAIKTAVELSARYINDRKLPDKAIDVIDEAGAAQHLVAESRRRKTIGAKEIEAVVAKIARIPPKNVSKDDSEMLKDLESTLKRVVFGQDAAIEALSSAIKLARAGLREPEKPIGNYLFAGPTGVGKTEVAKQLADTLGVELLRFDMSEYMEKHAVSRLIGAPPGYVGFDQGGLLTDGVDQHPHCVLLLDEIEKAHPDVFNILLQVMDHGTLTDHNGRSVDFRNVILIMTSNAGAAEQAKAAIGFGRDRREGEDTAAIERTFTPEFRNRLDAVISFGPLPKEVILQVVEKFVLQLEAQLMDRNVTIDLTKPAAEWLADKGYDDKMGARPLGRVIQEHIKKPLAEELLFGKLAKGGNITVGVKDGKIDLRIDEPGARRLSSKKPPLLTAE, from the coding sequence GTGCCGTCTTTTTCGAACACCCTAGAGCAGGCCATTCACGCTGCCCTCGCCAACGCGAATGCACGCCGTCACGAGCTTGCCACGCTGGAACATCTTTTGCTGGCGCTGATCGACGAACCCGACGCCCAGAAGGTGATGAAGGCATGCAGCGTCGATCTTGAGGAATTGCGCCAGACGCTGGTCCAGTTCATCGAAGACGATCTGTCGACCCTCGTCACCGATGTCGAAGGGTCCGAGGCTGTGCCGACCGCCGCGTTTCAACGCGTGATCCAGCGCGCGGCCATCCATGTGCAATCCTCGGGTCGGACCGAGGTCACCGGGGCGAACGTTCTGGTCGCCATTTTCGCCGAACGCGAAAGCAATGCCGCCTATTTCCTGCAAGAGCAGGACATGACGCGCTATGACGCGGTCAACTTCATCGCCCATGGCGTGGCCAAGGACCCGTCCTATGGTGAACAGCGCCCCGTGACCGGCGCCACCGAAGAAGACAGCGACAGCGGCGGCCCCGCGGCACAGGCCGCAGGCCCCGAGGGCGAGCAGAAGGAATCGGCGCTGGCCAAGTATTGCGTCGATCTGAACGCCAAGGCCGTGAAGGGCGATGTTGACCCGCTGATCGGTCGCGACCACGAGGTCGAACGCTGCATCCAGGTGCTGTGCCGCCGGCGCAAGAACAACCCGCTGCTCGTGGGCGACCCCGGCGTCGGCAAGACCGCGATTGCCGAAGGTCTGGCCAAGAAGATCGTCGAGGGTCAGACGCCCGAGGTTCTGCAAGGGGCCACGATCTATTCGCTCGATATGGGCGCGCTGCTGGCGGGCACCCGGTATCGCGGCGATTTCGAAGAGCGGTTGAAAGCGGTCGTCAAGGAACTCGAAGATCACCCCGACGCGGTGCTCTTCATCGACGAGATCCACACCGTGATCGGAGCGGGCGCCACCTCGGGCGGGGCGATGGACGCCTCGAACCTGCTGAAGCCTGCGCTTCAGGGTGGCAAGCTGCGCTGCATGGGCTCGACCACCTACAAGGAATTCCGCCAGCATTTCGAAAAGGACCGCGCGCTGAGCCGCCGGTTCCAGAAGATCGACGTGACCGAGCCGTCGGTGGAAGACGCCGTGAAGATCCTCAAGGGCCTGAAGCCCTATTTCGAAGAGCATCACGACATCAAGTACACCAGTGACGCGATCAAGACGGCGGTCGAATTGTCGGCGCGCTACATCAATGACAGGAAACTGCCGGACAAGGCCATCGACGTGATCGACGAGGCCGGGGCCGCCCAGCACCTGGTGGCGGAATCGCGGCGCCGCAAGACCATCGGCGCCAAGGAAATCGAGGCCGTCGTGGCCAAGATCGCCCGCATCCCACCCAAGAACGTCTCCAAGGACGATTCCGAGATGCTCAAGGATCTCGAAAGCACGCTCAAGCGCGTCGTCTTCGGCCAGGATGCGGCCATCGAGGCCCTGTCCAGCGCCATCAAGCTGGCCCGTGCCGGCCTGCGCGAGCCGGAGAAGCCCATCGGCAACTACCTGTTCGCCGGCCCCACCGGCGTCGGCAAGACCGAGGTCGCCAAGCAACTGGCCGACACGCTGGGCGTCGAGCTGCTGCGCTTCGACATGTCGGAATACATGGAGAAACATGCGGTCAGCCGCCTGATCGGTGCGCCTCCGGGCTATGTCGGGTTCGACCAGGGGGGCCTGTTGACCGATGGGGTCGATCAGCATCCGCATTGCGTGCTGCTGCTCGATGAAATCGAGAAAGCCCACCCGGACGTGTTCAACATCCTCCTGCAGGTGATGGATCACGGCACGCTGACGGATCACAACGGCCGGTCGGTCGATTTCCGCAACGTGATTCTGATCATGACCTCGAATGCGGGCGCCGCGGAACAGGCCAAGGCTGCCATCGGCTTCGGCCGCGATCGCCGCGAGGGCGAGGACACCGCCGCGATCGAGCGGACCTTCACGCCCGAGTTCCGCAACCGCCTCGACGCCGTGATCTCCTTCGGTCCGCTGCCGAAAGAGGTGATCCTGCAGGTCGTCGAAAAGTTCGTCCTGCAGCTCGAGGCGCAGTTGATGGATCGCAACGTGACCATCGACCTGACCAAGCCGGCGGCGGAGTGGCTGGCGGACAAGGGTTACGATGACAAGATGGGCGCGCGTCCGCTCGGCCGCGTGATCCAGGAGCACATCAAGAAACCCTTGGCCGAGGAACTGCTGTTCGGCAAGCTGGCCAAGGGTGGCAACATCACGGTCGGCGTCAAGGATGGCAAGATCGACCTGCGGATCGACGAACCCGGCGCGCGTCGCCTGTCATCCAAGAAGCCGCCCCTTCTGACGGCGGAATGA
- the gloB gene encoding hydroxyacylglutathione hydrolase — protein sequence MPEITPSAEIVTVPCLQDNYAFLLHDNDTGATALIDAPEADPIHTALEARGWTLTDILITHHHWDHVDAVTDLRTTTGARVWGARADAARLPPLDHALAEGDTVRIGALEGRVMDVSGHTVGHIAYHFPTAGAVFTADSLMALGCGRLFEGTAEQMWHSLSKLAALPPDTLVCSGHEYTQSNARFALTIDPENAALISRVEAIDRARAAGQATVPSILRDELATNPFLRASQPGIADRLGMANADPVSVFAEIRARKDRF from the coding sequence ATGCCCGAGATCACCCCAAGCGCCGAAATCGTGACCGTGCCCTGCCTGCAGGACAATTATGCCTTCCTGCTGCACGACAACGACACCGGGGCCACCGCCCTGATCGACGCGCCCGAGGCAGACCCCATTCACACGGCGCTCGAGGCCCGCGGCTGGACGCTTACCGATATCCTGATCACGCATCACCATTGGGACCACGTCGATGCCGTGACCGACCTGCGCACCACCACGGGCGCGCGCGTCTGGGGCGCAAGGGCCGACGCGGCCCGCCTGCCCCCGCTCGACCATGCGCTGGCCGAGGGCGACACGGTCAGGATCGGCGCGCTCGAGGGCCGGGTCATGGATGTCTCAGGCCACACGGTCGGCCACATTGCCTATCATTTCCCGACAGCCGGCGCGGTGTTCACGGCCGACAGCCTGATGGCCCTTGGGTGCGGGCGCCTGTTCGAGGGCACGGCCGAGCAGATGTGGCACAGCCTGTCGAAACTGGCCGCGCTGCCGCCTGACACGCTGGTCTGCTCGGGCCATGAATACACGCAGTCGAACGCGCGCTTCGCCCTGACCATTGATCCCGAGAACGCAGCGCTTATCTCTCGGGTCGAGGCCATCGACCGGGCCCGTGCCGCCGGGCAGGCGACCGTGCCGTCGATCCTTCGGGACGAGCTTGCCACGAACCCGTTTCTGCGCGCCTCGCAACCCGGGATCGCCGACAGACTGGGCATGGCGAATGCGGACCCCGTCTCGGTTTTCGCCGAGATCCGCGCCCGCAAGGACAGGTTCTGA
- a CDS encoding F0F1 ATP synthase subunit delta, whose translation MDVSEPASISTGIAARYATAMFELAEEDGALSALEADVDALGAALTESADLRDLISSPVYGREETGLAIGKLADAMSLGPIAGNTLRLMAEKRRLFVLPALLAALREQIAEHKGEVTADVVSAKALTKAQSDNLQQALSASVGKDVKLNATVDEALIGGLVVKVGSKMIDTSIRSKLNTLQNSMKEVG comes from the coding sequence GTGGACGTGAGCGAACCAGCTTCGATCTCGACCGGCATTGCCGCGCGTTACGCGACCGCAATGTTCGAACTCGCCGAAGAGGATGGAGCGCTCAGCGCGCTCGAGGCCGATGTGGACGCGCTTGGCGCGGCCCTCACCGAAAGCGCAGATCTGCGTGACCTGATTTCGTCGCCCGTCTACGGCCGCGAGGAAACCGGGCTCGCCATTGGCAAGCTTGCCGATGCGATGTCGCTGGGTCCGATCGCCGGCAATACCCTGCGTCTGATGGCCGAAAAGCGCCGTCTGTTCGTGCTGCCCGCCCTTCTGGCGGCGCTGCGCGAACAGATCGCCGAACACAAGGGCGAGGTCACTGCCGATGTCGTGTCGGCCAAGGCGCTGACCAAGGCGCAATCGGACAACCTGCAGCAGGCGCTTTCGGCGTCGGTCGGCAAGGATGTGAAACTGAATGCGACCGTCGATGAAGCGCTCATCGGCGGTCTTGTCGTCAAGGTGGGCTCGAAGATGATCGACACGTCGATCCGTTCCAAGCTCAACACCCTCCAGAACAGCATGAAAGAGGTCGGATAA
- the atpA gene encoding F0F1 ATP synthase subunit alpha: MSIQAAEISAILKDQIKSFGQDAEVAEVGRVLSVGDGIARVYGLDNVQAGEMVEFPGGIMGMALNLEADNVGIVIFGSDRDIKEGDTVKRTNSIVDVPAGDGLLGRVVDGLGNPLDGKGPIEASERRVADVKAPGIIPRKSVHEPMATGLKAIDAMIPIGRGQRELIIGDRQTGKTAVALDTMLNQKSYNDAAGDDESKKLYCVYVAVGQKRSTVAQLVKKLEESGAMEYSIVVAATASDPAPMQFLAPYAATAMAEYFRDNGRHALIIYDDLSKQAVAYRQMSLLLRRPPGREAYPGDVFYLHSRLLERSAKLNEDNGAGSLTALPVIETQGGDVSAFIPTNVISITDGQIFLETELFYQGIRPAVNTGLSVSRVGSSAQTKAMSSVAGPVKLSLAQYREMAAFAQFGSDLDAATQRLLNRGARLTELMKQAQYSPLTNAEIVCVIFAGTNGYLDDLPVSDVGRFEKALLTFMRSKKQDVLDWITNEDPKIKGDAADKLKAAIDEFAADFA; the protein is encoded by the coding sequence ATGAGTATCCAAGCAGCCGAGATCTCTGCGATCCTAAAGGACCAGATCAAGAGCTTTGGCCAGGACGCCGAAGTGGCCGAAGTGGGGCGCGTGCTCTCGGTGGGCGACGGGATCGCCCGCGTCTATGGCCTCGACAACGTGCAGGCCGGTGAAATGGTCGAGTTTCCGGGCGGCATCATGGGGATGGCGCTGAACCTCGAGGCCGACAATGTCGGTATCGTGATCTTCGGCTCGGACCGCGACATCAAGGAAGGCGACACCGTCAAGCGCACGAACTCGATCGTGGACGTGCCCGCCGGTGACGGCCTGCTGGGCCGCGTCGTGGACGGCCTGGGCAACCCGCTGGACGGCAAGGGCCCGATCGAAGCCTCCGAGCGTCGTGTCGCCGACGTGAAGGCACCGGGCATCATCCCGCGCAAATCGGTGCACGAACCGATGGCAACCGGCCTCAAGGCCATCGACGCCATGATCCCGATCGGCCGCGGCCAGCGCGAGTTGATCATCGGCGACCGCCAGACCGGCAAGACCGCCGTGGCGCTGGACACGATGCTGAACCAGAAATCCTACAACGACGCCGCCGGCGACGACGAGAGCAAGAAGCTCTACTGCGTCTACGTCGCCGTGGGGCAGAAGCGCTCGACCGTGGCGCAACTCGTGAAGAAGCTCGAGGAAAGCGGCGCGATGGAATATTCCATCGTCGTGGCCGCCACCGCGTCGGACCCCGCGCCGATGCAGTTCCTCGCGCCCTACGCCGCGACGGCAATGGCCGAATACTTCCGCGACAATGGCCGCCACGCGCTGATCATCTATGATGACCTGTCCAAACAGGCCGTCGCCTATCGCCAGATGTCGCTGCTGCTGCGTCGTCCGCCGGGGCGTGAAGCCTACCCCGGTGACGTGTTCTACCTGCACTCGCGCCTGCTGGAGCGGTCGGCCAAGCTGAATGAAGACAACGGCGCCGGTTCGCTGACCGCGCTTCCCGTTATCGAGACCCAGGGCGGCGACGTGTCGGCCTTTATTCCGACCAACGTGATCTCGATCACCGATGGCCAGATCTTCCTGGAAACCGAATTGTTCTACCAGGGCATTCGCCCGGCGGTGAACACCGGTCTGTCGGTGTCGCGCGTCGGCTCTTCGGCCCAGACCAAGGCGATGTCCTCGGTCGCCGGCCCGGTGAAACTGTCGCTGGCGCAGTACCGCGAAATGGCGGCCTTCGCACAGTTCGGGTCGGACCTCGATGCCGCAACCCAGCGTCTGCTGAACCGCGGCGCGCGCCTGACCGAGCTGATGAAGCAGGCCCAGTATTCGCCGCTGACCAACGCCGAAATCGTCTGCGTCATCTTCGCCGGCACGAACGGCTACCTCGATGACCTGCCGGTCAGCGATGTGGGCCGCTTTGAAAAGGCCCTGCTGACCTTCATGCGGTCGAAAAAGCAGGATGTTCTGGACTGGATCACGAATGAGGATCCGAAGATCAAGGGTGATGCAGCCGACAAGCTGAAAGCCGCGATCGACGAGTTCGCAGCAGACTTCGCCTGA
- a CDS encoding F0F1 ATP synthase subunit gamma, with protein sequence MPSLKDLKNRIESVKSTRKITKAMQMVAAAKLRRAQEAAEMARPYAEKMEAVMSGLARSVGASESAPRLLAGTGKDDVHLLVVMTAERGLCGGFNSTIVRKARQRIDSLRAAGKTIKILTVGKKGREQLKRDHADLFVGHVDLSEVKRLGYANAAEIAANLLDRFDAGEFDVATIYFNRFQSVISQIPTEQQIIPASFDDVEDGADEAGTLYDYEPSEEAVLEDLLPRGVATQIFTALLENGASEQGARMSAMDNATRNAGEMIENLTIQYNRSRQAVITNELIEIISGAEAL encoded by the coding sequence ATGCCGAGCCTTAAGGACCTGAAGAACCGGATCGAGTCGGTCAAATCGACCCGCAAGATCACCAAGGCGATGCAGATGGTCGCCGCCGCGAAACTGCGCCGTGCGCAGGAAGCGGCGGAGATGGCGCGCCCCTATGCCGAGAAGATGGAGGCCGTCATGAGCGGCCTCGCCCGCTCGGTGGGCGCGTCCGAAAGCGCGCCCCGCCTGCTGGCCGGGACGGGCAAGGACGACGTGCATCTGCTGGTCGTGATGACGGCCGAGCGCGGTCTGTGCGGCGGTTTCAACTCGACCATCGTACGCAAGGCGCGTCAGCGCATCGACAGCCTGCGGGCCGCTGGCAAGACGATCAAGATCCTGACCGTCGGCAAGAAAGGCCGCGAGCAGCTCAAGCGCGACCATGCCGATCTCTTCGTCGGCCATGTCGACCTGAGCGAGGTGAAGCGTCTGGGTTATGCCAATGCGGCCGAGATCGCGGCCAACCTGCTCGATCGCTTCGATGCCGGCGAGTTCGACGTCGCGACGATCTACTTCAACCGCTTTCAGTCGGTGATCAGTCAGATCCCGACCGAGCAGCAGATCATCCCCGCCAGTTTCGACGATGTTGAGGACGGCGCCGACGAGGCCGGGACGCTCTACGATTACGAACCCTCGGAAGAGGCCGTTCTCGAGGATCTGCTGCCGCGCGGCGTCGCCACCCAGATCTTCACCGCGCTTCTGGAAAACGGCGCGTCCGAACAGGGCGCGCGGATGAGCGCGATGGACAACGCCACGCGCAACGCGGGCGAGATGATCGAGAACCTGACGATCCAGTATAACCGGTCGCGTCAGGCCGTCATCACCAACGAGCTGATCGAAATCATCTCGGGCGCAGAGGCTCTTTGA
- the atpD gene encoding F0F1 ATP synthase subunit beta, which translates to MANAVGKITQVIGAVVDVQFDDHLPEILNALECDNGGKRLVLEVAQHLGENTVRTIAMDATEGLVRGQEVSDTGAPIMVPVGNATLGRILNVVGEPVDEGGPVEADEKRAIHQAAPEFNDQSTESEILVTGIKVVDLLAPYSKGGKIGLFGGAGVGKTVLIMELINNIAKVHSGFSVFAGVGERTREGNDLYHEMIESNVIKPDNLSESQVALVYGQMNEPPGARARVALTGLTLAEQFRDQSGTDVLFFVDNIFRFTQAGSEVSALLGRIPSAVGYQPTLATDMGAMQERITSTKSGSITSIQAVYVPADDLTDPAPATTFAHLDATTVLSRAISELGIYPAVDPLDSSSRLMDPQILGEEHYQVARDVQGILQRYKSLQDIIAILGMDELSEEDKLTVARARKIQRFLSQPFDVAKVFTGSDGVQVPLEDTIRSFKAVVAGEYDHLPEAAFYMVGGIDEVIAKAEKLAAEAA; encoded by the coding sequence ATGGCGAATGCAGTCGGAAAAATCACGCAGGTCATCGGCGCTGTCGTTGACGTGCAATTCGACGATCACCTGCCCGAGATCCTCAACGCTCTCGAATGCGACAACGGCGGCAAGCGTCTGGTGCTCGAGGTGGCCCAGCACCTTGGCGAGAACACCGTGCGCACCATCGCCATGGATGCGACCGAGGGCCTAGTGCGCGGCCAGGAGGTCAGCGACACCGGCGCGCCGATCATGGTGCCTGTCGGCAACGCCACGCTTGGCCGCATCCTGAATGTCGTGGGTGAGCCCGTCGACGAAGGCGGCCCTGTCGAAGCGGACGAGAAGCGCGCAATTCACCAGGCGGCGCCCGAGTTCAACGACCAGTCCACCGAGTCCGAGATCCTCGTGACCGGCATCAAGGTGGTTGACCTGCTGGCCCCTTATTCCAAGGGCGGCAAGATCGGCCTGTTCGGCGGCGCCGGCGTGGGCAAGACGGTTCTCATCATGGAACTGATCAACAACATCGCCAAGGTGCACTCGGGCTTCTCGGTGTTCGCCGGTGTGGGTGAACGGACCCGCGAAGGCAACGACCTGTATCACGAGATGATCGAGTCGAACGTGATCAAGCCCGACAACCTGTCGGAAAGCCAGGTGGCCCTGGTCTACGGCCAGATGAACGAGCCTCCGGGGGCCCGTGCCCGCGTTGCGCTGACCGGCCTGACGCTGGCCGAGCAGTTCCGCGACCAGTCCGGCACCGACGTTCTGTTCTTCGTCGACAACATTTTCCGCTTCACGCAGGCGGGCTCCGAGGTGTCGGCGCTCTTGGGTCGTATTCCCTCGGCCGTGGGCTATCAGCCGACGCTCGCCACCGACATGGGCGCGATGCAGGAACGCATCACCTCGACCAAGTCGGGCTCGATCACGTCGATCCAGGCCGTCTACGTTCCCGCGGACGACCTGACCGACCCGGCCCCGGCCACGACCTTTGCCCACCTCGACGCCACGACCGTTCTGTCGCGCGCCATCTCGGAACTGGGCATCTACCCGGCCGTGGACCCGCTCGACAGCTCGTCGCGCCTGATGGATCCGCAGATCCTGGGCGAAGAGCATTACCAAGTCGCCCGTGACGTGCAGGGGATCCTTCAGCGCTACAAGTCGCTGCAGGACATCATCGCGATCCTCGGGATGGACGAATTGTCGGAAGAGGACAAGCTGACCGTGGCCCGTGCCCGCAAGATCCAGCGCTTCCTGTCGCAGCCCTTCGACGTGGCCAAGGTCTTCACCGGGTCGGACGGTGTGCAGGTTCCGCTCGAGGACACGATCCGCTCGTTCAAGGCGGTTGTCGCCGGCGAATACGACCACCTGCCCGAGGCGGCCTTCTACATGGTGGGCGGCATCGACGAGGTGATCGCCAAGGCCGAGAAACTGGCCGCCGAGGCTGCCTGA
- a CDS encoding F0F1 ATP synthase subunit epsilon — translation MAEMMQFDLVSPERRLASVEASEVRIPGAEGDLTAMADHAPTITTLRPGVLSVTHASGTDDYIVLGGFADISGTSVTVLAERAMPKGELDRETHESLVEEFRAAHEKAKDTFKNEPGPVDDAAKLLSDMVALGDHIRI, via the coding sequence ATGGCAGAGATGATGCAATTCGATCTCGTCAGCCCCGAACGGCGCCTCGCGTCGGTCGAGGCCTCCGAGGTGCGCATCCCGGGCGCCGAGGGCGACCTGACCGCGATGGCCGATCACGCGCCGACCATCACCACGCTGCGTCCCGGCGTTCTGTCGGTCACCCATGCCTCGGGCACCGATGACTATATCGTGCTGGGTGGATTCGCCGACATCTCGGGTACATCGGTGACGGTCCTGGCCGAACGCGCCATGCCCAAGGGCGAGTTGGACCGCGAGACGCATGAAAGCCTCGTGGAAGAGTTCCGGGCCGCCCATGAAAAGGCCAAGGACACGTTCAAGAACGAGCCGGGGCCGGTCGATGACGCGGCCAAGCTGCTGTCGGACATGGTTGCATTGGGTGACCACATCCGCATCTGA
- a CDS encoding H-type lectin domain-containing protein: protein MPKIETERMKRFASHLLGVAQGAEIMFSDFEHDGPMWSAEGPREARVAVTFGEAFSTAPVVHVSMGMWDTEGQTNQRADLRAENITPQGFDMVFRTWGDSRIARVRADWMAIGPLPDDDIWDVD from the coding sequence ATGCCAAAGATCGAAACGGAACGCATGAAACGCTTCGCCAGCCATCTCCTCGGTGTCGCGCAAGGGGCCGAGATCATGTTCAGCGATTTCGAGCATGACGGGCCGATGTGGTCGGCCGAAGGCCCGCGCGAGGCGCGCGTCGCCGTGACCTTCGGCGAGGCGTTCAGCACGGCCCCCGTGGTGCATGTCTCGATGGGGATGTGGGACACCGAGGGGCAGACGAATCAGCGCGCGGATCTGCGCGCCGAAAACATCACGCCGCAGGGGTTCGACATGGTGTTCCGGACTTGGGGCGACAGCCGGATCGCGCGGGTCAGGGCCGACTGGATGGCCATCGGGCCCTTGCCCGATGACGATATCTGGGATGTCGATTAG
- a CDS encoding ribose-phosphate pyrophosphokinase, whose amino-acid sequence MPSTEPKLISGNANRPLAEAIARRMSMHRGMQVGLVDARVERFNDQEIFVEVYENVRGEDMFIIQPTSKPANDNLMELLIMADALRRSSAARVTAVIPYFGYARQDRRTKARTPISAKLVSNLITHGGVERVLTMDLHAAQIQGFFDIPVDNLYASPIFALDILHQFDGDMSDVMVISPDVGGVSRARELATRIGAPLAIVDKRREKAGEVAGMTVIGDVTDKKCIIVDDICDTAGTLCKAATVLMEAGATEVHAYTTHGVLSGPAVERISKSVLKSMVITDTIEASDPVKSCPNIRIVPTAPMLAQAIVNIWSGTSVSSLFDTASLVPIYEGLYPRGMWGR is encoded by the coding sequence ATGCCTTCGACCGAACCCAAGCTCATTTCCGGAAACGCCAACAGGCCCCTGGCCGAAGCCATCGCGCGCCGCATGTCCATGCATCGCGGCATGCAGGTGGGTCTTGTCGATGCCCGCGTCGAACGGTTCAACGATCAGGAAATCTTTGTCGAGGTCTACGAGAATGTCCGCGGCGAGGACATGTTCATCATCCAGCCGACCTCGAAACCGGCGAATGACAACCTGATGGAGTTGCTGATCATGGCCGATGCGCTGCGACGCTCCTCGGCCGCGCGCGTCACCGCCGTGATCCCCTATTTCGGCTATGCCCGGCAGGATCGCCGCACCAAGGCCCGCACCCCGATCAGCGCGAAACTGGTCTCGAACCTGATCACCCATGGCGGCGTCGAGCGCGTGTTGACCATGGATCTGCACGCCGCCCAGATTCAGGGGTTTTTCGACATTCCGGTCGACAACCTTTATGCCAGCCCGATCTTCGCCCTCGACATCCTGCACCAGTTCGATGGCGACATGTCCGACGTTATGGTGATCTCGCCCGATGTCGGCGGCGTCAGCCGCGCGCGTGAACTGGCCACCCGTATCGGCGCACCTCTGGCCATCGTGGACAAGCGCCGCGAAAAGGCGGGCGAAGTCGCCGGCATGACCGTGATCGGCGACGTGACCGACAAGAAATGCATCATCGTCGACGACATCTGCGACACGGCCGGCACGCTGTGCAAGGCGGCCACTGTCCTGATGGAGGCCGGCGCGACCGAGGTGCATGCCTATACGACGCATGGCGTCCTGTCGGGCCCCGCGGTCGAGCGGATTTCGAAATCGGTGCTGAAATCCATGGTCATCACCGACACGATCGAGGCATCGGACCCGGTGAAATCCTGTCCCAATATCCGCATCGTGCCGACGGCGCCCATGCTGGCGCAGGCGATCGTGAACATCTGGTCCGGCACCAGTGTGTCGTCACTGTTCGACACCGCCAGCCTGGTGCCGATCTACGAAGGGCTCTACCCGCGCGGTATGTGGGGACGGTAG
- a CDS encoding 2-hydroxychromene-2-carboxylate isomerase produces the protein MAHIDYYLSVLSPFHYLAGPRFREVVARHGAEVTFKPLDIMALFDRTGGVRPAERHPSRQAYRKQDLRRQASKSGLPINIQPAHWPTNAAPASYAIIAAQSAGGGDLFGLVHAISHACWVEDKDIAEDDVIKAALEQTGFDPGLAFSGMLAGAEIYSRNLEDAVEAGVFGAPFWVVDGAEHFWGQDRVEDLDLFLSGKL, from the coding sequence ATGGCCCATATCGACTATTACCTTTCGGTGCTTTCCCCGTTTCACTACCTGGCCGGGCCGCGGTTTCGCGAGGTGGTTGCGCGCCACGGGGCCGAGGTGACCTTCAAGCCGCTGGATATCATGGCGCTGTTCGATCGCACCGGGGGCGTACGCCCGGCCGAGCGTCATCCGTCGCGGCAGGCCTATCGCAAGCAGGACTTGCGGCGGCAGGCCAGCAAGTCCGGGTTGCCGATCAATATCCAGCCCGCGCATTGGCCGACCAACGCGGCCCCGGCCTCTTATGCCATCATCGCGGCGCAGAGCGCAGGCGGTGGCGACCTGTTCGGACTTGTCCATGCGATCAGCCATGCCTGCTGGGTCGAGGACAAGGACATCGCCGAGGATGACGTGATCAAGGCCGCGCTGGAGCAGACGGGGTTTGATCCCGGCCTCGCGTTTTCGGGGATGTTGGCGGGGGCCGAGATCTACAGCCGCAATCTCGAGGACGCGGTCGAGGCCGGTGTCTTCGGCGCGCCGTTCTGGGTGGTCGATGGGGCCGAGCATTTCTGGGGGCAGGACCGGGTCGAGGATCTGGATCTGTTCCTGTCGGGCAAGCTTTGA